The Meiothermus sp. genome segment GCAACATGCTCAATGCCAACTTTGGCGTGGCTGGGGCGGCCGGGCTGCTGATAGCGCTGGTGGGGTTCGCTTTGAGCTACATCAATTTCCGGCTCACCCGCGAGGAAAGGGGTGAGCGATGAGCCCAGTACAAACCCAGGAAGCCGCCCGTATGCGGGCAAAAGCCGCCCTGCGCAAGGGGCTGCGCATCAGCCTGAGCTACGCGCTGATGCTTGTCATTCTGGGTTTTGCCATTTTTCCCTTCCTCTGGACCTTGGCCATCTCCATCACCGACAAACAGGCCAGCGGCATCAGCATCTACGACTTTCCCAAAAGCTTGTTCCCGCCAGCCGTCACGCTGGGCAATTTTTTCGAGGTGATTACCAAGCTCAACCTGGGGAAGTATTTCCTCAACTCGGTGATCATCACCGCTCTGACGGTGGTTGGAACCCTGGTGGTCTCGGCGCTGGCAGCCTATCCGCTGGCCCGGCTGCAGTTTCCGGGCCGGGGTCTGATTTTTGGGGCCATTGTGGCAACGCTGGTTCTGCCGACCGAGATTGCCTTTATCGTCAATGTGCTTACGCTGCGCGACCTGGGGTTGCTGGGCACGTATGCCGGGGTAGTGCTGCCCATCATCGCCACCGCATTTGGCATTTTTCTGATGCGACAGGCGTATCTGGCCATTCCTGGCACGCTGATGGAGGCCGCCCGCATAGACGGGGCCAGTGAGCTCCAGATTTTGTGGCGGGTGATGATTCCCCTGTCGGTGCCCTCGCTGACGGCGCTGGGCATCTTTACCCTGGTGGGCACCTGGAACGCTTTTTTCTGGCCCTCGGTGGCCCTCCTGACCAATGATGATCTGTTGCCCATGTCGGTGGCCATCCTGAAGCTCAAGGGCCAGTTCAACTACGATGTGTTCAACGTGGCAGCCGGGGCCATGATTATGATGATTCCTGTGCTGGTGGTCTTTTTCCTGGCTCAGCGCTTCTTCATGCGGGGCCTCGAGGGCGCCGTGAAGGGTTAGGGCAAATTTGGCTGATAGCAGATAGCCAATAGCTGTCAATTGTGGCCGATGGGTGCAAATCATGGGGGTCAGATCACTGCCAGAGTGATACAATCTGGTGCTCCACACACCCTGGCTTATTTATCGGAAACCACCTATGGGCTTTCTTATGGCGCACCGGACGGCTGCCCTTTTGCAGGTGGGTTCGGGTAGATTGGGTTTTAGAGTGGCGTCCGACCTATGAAGCGCGTTCTGTTGCTACCTGCCGATACCAGACCCGTGACCCTCGAGCTACCCCACCAACTGGCGCGGGTGGCCGGGCTGGAGATGCGTTCGCCCCCAATCGAAATCCTGAACAAGATGAACCAGCCGGGCAACACAGCAGCCCTGGCGGAGTGGCTGCGGCGCGAGGCCCCTGCTGCCGATGCCGCCATCGTGACCCTGGAGACCCTCGCCCTGGGCGGTATGATTCCGGCCCGGCGGGTTTCGGACCCCCTGGAAGAGGTGTTGCCAAGGCTCGAGGTGCTGCGCGAGATCAAGCAAAGAAGTCCGCACCTGCGCATTCTGGCCCACGGGGTGATTGTGCGGGTAGCCCATGACAACGACCCCCTGGAGGAAAAGCCCTACTACGGCGAATGGGGCCCGCTCTTACGCAAGTACTCGGAATGGATGGATCGCCTCGAGCGCAAAGAGGCCGCCGGACAGGAACCGGGCGATGCCCCGATGGAACTGGACCGGGCCCGGCTGCACCTGCCCAAAGAGGTTTTGCAGGACTGGCTGGCCACCCGCGAGCGCAACCATGCCCTGCACCTCGCGGCCATTGACCTGCTCAACGAGGGGGTGCTGGAGTACCTGGCCCTGACCCTGGACGACACCACCCCCTACAGCCTGGCCGCCCGCGACCGCCGGCGGCTCGAGGCCCGCCTGGACGAACTGGGCCTGTGGGGCGAGGCCGATATCTACCCTGGGGCCGACGAGGCCGCCTGTACGCTGCTGGCCCGGGCCCTGCTCAACCATGCCGGTCGCAAGACCAAGGTGCTGGTGCGCTACCCTTCGGTGCTGGCCCCCCAGGCAGCGATGCTCTACGAAGACCGGCCCCTGGGCGAACTGGTCAAGGCCCACCTGCGGGCGGCGGGGTGCGTGGCGGTGCAGAGCACCGAGCAGGCCGATCTGATCCTGGCCGTGAACGCACCGGCCACCCGGCAGGCCCAGCGCCAGCCCGACTACGAGACGGTGGACACCGCCGAGCGCCACCTGCCCGAGCTTATAGACCGGCTGGTCGGGGACCAGGCTGTCGGCCGGCTGGTTGCGGTGGCCGACGTGGCCTATGCCAACGGTGCAGAGAACCGCTTCATGCAGCTTCTGCTCCAGGCGGTCAACCTGCCCGTCGCTGGGGGGCTTTGCGGCCTGGAACACCGCCGGCAATAGCCTGGGCAGCGCCATTGCGAGCGGGGGTATGCGCCCTTTTTGGCGACGACCCGGTCTCGCTGGCTGAGGCCAACTTTTCCCGCCTGGTAGACGATTGGCTCTACCAGAGCCGGGTGCGCGCGGAGGTGCACCAAAAGCTGACCGAGGAACTGGGTAAGCCCCCCAGCCCCTACGACCTGGCCGAATTGCAGTGGGGAGCCGAACTCGCCATCGACCAGCGCCTGACCCCGCTGGCCCAAAGCCTTTGGCAGCAGTACTTTGCCCCCGCCCTGCCGGGGGTTCGGCTGGATTGGGGGCGGCCCCGGCTGGCCTGGCCGCGCCTGTTTACCGGGGTGTTCCCTTTGCGGCTGGTTCGAGAGGAGGGGTGATGGAGGGGTTGCAGCGCCTGTGGGTTCGCTGGAAGGAGCTATCGGCCTGGCAAGACCTGGAAGTCCTGCCCCTGATGGGCGAATTCCAGATGCCCGGTGGCCCCCGGGTGCCCCTGAAGCCGGGCGACCCCTGGCCCGACCTGGGTTTTCCGGTTCGGCTTTTTTTTGAGGCCGCGCTACCCCCTGCCTGGGCCGGAAAACCGGTCTGGATCCGGATAAAGCCGGGGGGGGAAGGTTTGTTGCTGGCAGGCGGTCAACCCCTGGGGGGGCTCAACCCTTATCACACCGAGTACCCCCTGCTGGTGCAGGCCCAGGGGGGAGAGGGGGTGCAGCTCGAGGTCGAGGCTGTGCCCAGGGGACTATTTGGCAGTCCGGTGGCCGCGCCCCGGCTCGAGGAAGCCACGCTTCTGGTGCCGGATCTGCAGGTGCGTGCGCTTTTGTGCGGAGCTGCGGGCTGTGCTGGAGGCCCTGCCCCATGTACAGACCTGACCTGGCTGCAGCTTTTGCTGGACGCGCTGAGCGAGACCTTTGCCCGCGTTCGCCTACCGCGCGGCCCGGCCCGGGCTTACCTGAACCAGCTCGAGCGATCGGTCTGGGCCCAGGAAACCGCCAAGCTGTGGGAGGAGTGGCGCTTTGCCGGGCCGGGCCTGCCCCTGGAGGCCGAACACCGGCAGAGCCTGGAGGAGGCCCGCCTCTTTCTCCAGCAGGCCATTGGACACATCCGCTCGCGCTACCCCTCGGTGGGGCGGCTCTTGCTCTCGGGCCATGCCCACATCGACCTGGCCTGGCTCTGGCCCATCGCCGAGACCCGGCGCAAGATTCGCCGCACCTTTGCTACCGTGCTGCACCTGATGGAGCGCTACCCCGGGCTTTACTTCAACCAGTCCAGCGCCCAGGCCTATGCCTGGCTCGAGGCCGACGACCCGGCTTTGTTTGAGCAGGTCAGGGCCAGGGTAGCAGGAGGGCCGCTGGGAGCTGGTGGGGGGGATGTGGGTCGAGCCCGACGGCAACCTGCTCTCGGGGGAGTCCTGGGTGCGGCAGATGCTCTATGGGCAGGGCTACTTTGAACAGAAGTTTGGCAAAAGGGCCCGCGTAGCCTGGCTCCCCGACACCTTTGGCTTTACCGGCAACCTACCCCAGCTTCTGCAACAGGGGGGGCTGCCTTACTTTTTCACCACCAAGCTGAACTGGAACGAGACCAACCCCTTTCCCCACGACCTGTGGCAGTGGGAGGGGCTGGACGGCTCGAGGGTGCTGGCGCACGCTTTCTGGAACCCCAACGAAAGCTACAACGGCCGCCTCGAGGCCCTGGACTTATGCGGTACCTGGAAAAACTTCAAGGGCAAGCGCCACCACGACACCTCGCTCCTTACCTTTGGCTACGGCGATGGAGGTGGCGGCCCCAGCGCCCCCATGCTCGAGCGCTTTGAGCGCTACCGCGAGTTTCCCGGCCTGCCCCGGCTGGAGATGGGTCGGGTGGAGGACTTCTACCAGAGGCTGGAAGAATCCGCACCGCCGTTACCTGTCTGGGTGGGTGAGCTCTACCTCGAGCTGCACCGGGCAACCTACACCACCCAGGCCCGGCTCAAAGAGCTCAACCGGCGCCTCGAGCAAACCCTGCTGGAGGCCGAGATGGCCTGGGCCCTGGCCTCGCTCAAGCCCCTCGACCCCCGGCTGGCCATAGACGAGCCTCGCTACCCGGCTCAGAACCTGCAGGCCTTCTGGAAGGTTTTGCTGTTGCACCAGTTCCACGACATCCTGCCGGGCTCGTCCATCCATAGCGTATCTCAGGAGGCCGCCGAAAGCCTCCAGATGGCCCTGGTTCAGGCCGAGGAATTGCGCCAGGAAGCCCTAGGCTTGCTTTCCACCGACGTGCGCAAGGTGCACCCGGAGGCCTTAGCCCATCTGATGGTGTGGAACCTGGGCACCACGGCGCGCCCCCTGCGGCTACAGATGGAGCGGCCAACCGAGCAGTTTTTTCGCCTGCTTACGGCCACCGGCGATGAGGTGCCCTACCAGGAGGCCGGCTCCCACATCCTGATTGCGGCCGACCAGACCGTGCCGGCCATGGGTTATCTGGCTCTGGCCGTGGTAGCCCACCTGGAGGCCCGCCGAACCCCCACTGTGCGGGTGAACGGGCAGGGCCGTGTGCTGGAGAACCAGCACCTGCGCCTGGAAGTGGCGCCCGATGGCACCCTGGCTCGCCTATACGACAAAGACCACCGGCGGGAAGTGCTGGCCGGGCGCGGTAACCAAATCTGGGCCTATACCGATGTGCCGCGCTACTGGGAGGCCTGGGATGTGGATGCCTCATATATGCGAGAGGGCCACGAGATTGCGGCCAGCGAGGTCAAGCTCATC includes the following:
- a CDS encoding glycoside hydrolase family 38 C-terminal domain-containing protein — protein: MWVEPDGNLLSGESWVRQMLYGQGYFEQKFGKRARVAWLPDTFGFTGNLPQLLQQGGLPYFFTTKLNWNETNPFPHDLWQWEGLDGSRVLAHAFWNPNESYNGRLEALDLCGTWKNFKGKRHHDTSLLTFGYGDGGGGPSAPMLERFERYREFPGLPRLEMGRVEDFYQRLEESAPPLPVWVGELYLELHRATYTTQARLKELNRRLEQTLLEAEMAWALASLKPLDPRLAIDEPRYPAQNLQAFWKVLLLHQFHDILPGSSIHSVSQEAAESLQMALVQAEELRQEALGLLSTDVRKVHPEALAHLMVWNLGTTARPLRLQMERPTEQFFRLLTATGDEVPYQEAGSHILIAADQTVPAMGYLALAVVAHLEARRTPTVRVNGQGRVLENQHLRLEVAPDGTLARLYDKDHRREVLAGRGNQIWAYTDVPRYWEAWDVDASYMREGHEIAASEVKLIEAGPLRAGIWVERKLGASSLEQIYWLWGGSRRLEIETRMHWQERRTLLRALFPLNVRTHEAWFDTAFGALARPNHANTAWDAARFEVPALRWADLSEAGYGVSLLGGYKHGYSAHANVLGLSLLRGPLWPDPLADVGEHAFTYALYPHPGDWRTGTVAEAEDFAAPLRPLALPVHAGGQPPIRQFLRLSQGGLRVAAFKRAETGFGYILRLYEAHGGRGVLELDLSSLGIRKASRVNLLEDLEEDLLLQNGHLALAYTPYQVISLKLEV
- a CDS encoding carbohydrate ABC transporter permease; amino-acid sequence: MSPVQTQEAARMRAKAALRKGLRISLSYALMLVILGFAIFPFLWTLAISITDKQASGISIYDFPKSLFPPAVTLGNFFEVITKLNLGKYFLNSVIITALTVVGTLVVSALAAYPLARLQFPGRGLIFGAIVATLVLPTEIAFIVNVLTLRDLGLLGTYAGVVLPIIATAFGIFLMRQAYLAIPGTLMEAARIDGASELQILWRVMIPLSVPSLTALGIFTLVGTWNAFFWPSVALLTNDDLLPMSVAILKLKGQFNYDVFNVAAGAMIMMIPVLVVFFLAQRFFMRGLEGAVKG
- a CDS encoding DUF4127 family protein, translated to MRAGVCALFGDDPVSLAEANFSRLVDDWLYQSRVRAEVHQKLTEELGKPPSPYDLAELQWGAELAIDQRLTPLAQSLWQQYFAPALPGVRLDWGRPRLAWPRLFTGVFPLRLVREEG
- a CDS encoding DUF4127 family protein produces the protein MKRVLLLPADTRPVTLELPHQLARVAGLEMRSPPIEILNKMNQPGNTAALAEWLRREAPAADAAIVTLETLALGGMIPARRVSDPLEEVLPRLEVLREIKQRSPHLRILAHGVIVRVAHDNDPLEEKPYYGEWGPLLRKYSEWMDRLERKEAAGQEPGDAPMELDRARLHLPKEVLQDWLATRERNHALHLAAIDLLNEGVLEYLALTLDDTTPYSLAARDRRRLEARLDELGLWGEADIYPGADEAACTLLARALLNHAGRKTKVLVRYPSVLAPQAAMLYEDRPLGELVKAHLRAAGCVAVQSTEQADLILAVNAPATRQAQRQPDYETVDTAERHLPELIDRLVGDQAVGRLVAVADVAYANGAENRFMQLLLQAVNLPVAGGLCGLEHRRQ